One Maribacter cobaltidurans genomic window carries:
- a CDS encoding sigma-54-dependent transcriptional regulator: MSKILVIEDEASIRRVLVKILSEESDSYKVEEAEDGLKGLETIKNNDYDLVLCDIKMPKMDGVEVLEAARKIKPEIPFIMISGHGDLDTAVNTMRLGAFDYISKPPDLNRLLTTVRNALDKKDLVAENKILKKRVSKNYEMVGESNEISAIKDIIEKVAPTDARVLITGSNGTGKELVAHWLHEKSARSSAPFIEVNCAAIPSELIESELFGHVKGAFTSAVKDRAGKFEAANKGTIFLDEIGDMSLSAQAKVLRALQENKISRVGTDKDIKVDVRVLAATNKNLQKEIEEGNFREDLYHRLAVILIKVPSLNERREDIPLLIEHFSKKITDEQGMPAKTFSAKAVQLLKAYDWTGNIRELRNVVERLIILGGNEVSEEDVQLFASK; encoded by the coding sequence ATGTCAAAAATTTTAGTTATTGAAGATGAAGCTTCCATAAGAAGGGTTTTGGTAAAAATCTTATCCGAGGAAAGCGATAGCTATAAAGTGGAAGAGGCGGAAGACGGACTAAAGGGATTGGAAACCATAAAAAACAATGACTATGACCTAGTGCTCTGCGATATTAAAATGCCCAAAATGGATGGGGTCGAAGTTTTGGAGGCCGCTAGGAAAATAAAACCCGAGATTCCTTTTATAATGATTTCAGGCCACGGGGACTTGGATACCGCTGTGAACACCATGCGCCTTGGAGCTTTTGACTATATTTCTAAACCACCTGATTTAAATAGATTATTGACGACTGTTAGGAATGCCTTGGACAAAAAGGATTTGGTGGCCGAAAATAAGATTTTAAAGAAAAGAGTAAGTAAGAATTATGAAATGGTGGGAGAGAGTAACGAAATTTCTGCCATTAAGGATATTATAGAAAAAGTGGCCCCTACTGATGCCAGAGTGCTTATAACAGGCTCCAATGGAACCGGGAAGGAATTGGTGGCTCACTGGCTACATGAAAAAAGCGCTAGAAGCTCAGCTCCATTTATTGAGGTCAACTGTGCGGCTATTCCATCGGAATTGATAGAAAGTGAACTGTTCGGTCATGTAAAAGGGGCGTTTACTTCTGCGGTCAAGGATCGGGCGGGAAAATTTGAGGCGGCCAATAAAGGAACCATTTTTTTGGATGAAATTGGGGATATGAGCCTTTCGGCACAGGCAAAAGTACTTAGGGCTTTACAGGAGAATAAAATTTCCAGGGTTGGAACGGATAAGGATATCAAGGTTGATGTAAGGGTATTGGCGGCAACCAACAAAAACCTTCAGAAGGAAATTGAGGAAGGAAATTTTCGTGAGGATTTATACCATAGGCTTGCGGTAATTTTGATAAAAGTGCCAAGCCTTAATGAGAGAAGGGAGGATATTCCCTTATTGATCGAGCACTTTTCTAAGAAAATAACGGATGAACAAGGTATGCCTGCCAAGACATTTTCGGCTAAGGCCGTCCAACTTTTAAAAGCGTATGATTGGACCGGAAATATTAGGGAGTTAAGAAATGTTGTGGAAAGATTGATTATTTTGGGCGGGAATGAGGTTTCCGAGGAGGATGTTCAGCTTTTTGCCAGTAAATGA
- the dnaJ gene encoding molecular chaperone DnaJ: MKEDFYEILGVSKSASAAEIKKAYRKKALQYHPDKNPGDAKAEEMFKKSAEAYEVLSDPNKKAKYDQFGHAAFEGGGFGGGGMNMDDIFSQFGDIFGSAFGGGGFSGFGGFGGGGQRRVKGSNLRIRVKLTLEEIANGVEKKVKVRRKIQAEGVTYKTCTTCNGRGQVTKVQNTILGRMQTAATCSVCGGSGQILDGKPGDADAQGLKVSEETVSINIPAGVEEGMQLKVPGKGNDAPGNGIPGDLLVAIETQEHETLKREGDNLHYDLYISISDAILGTSKEIDAVGGKVRIKLEPGIQSGKILRLRGKGVSSLNGYGSGDLLVHVNVWTPKELNKEQKDFFERMQGNENFEPKPEKSDKSFFEKVKDMFS, translated from the coding sequence ATGAAGGAAGATTTTTACGAAATACTTGGCGTAAGCAAAAGTGCCTCGGCCGCCGAAATAAAAAAGGCATACCGAAAAAAGGCGCTTCAATATCATCCTGATAAGAATCCTGGTGATGCCAAAGCAGAGGAGATGTTTAAAAAATCGGCTGAAGCTTATGAAGTCCTGAGTGATCCAAATAAGAAGGCAAAATATGACCAATTTGGTCATGCTGCCTTTGAAGGAGGAGGCTTTGGAGGTGGCGGAATGAATATGGATGACATATTCAGTCAGTTTGGAGACATTTTTGGAAGTGCATTCGGTGGAGGTGGATTCAGTGGATTTGGAGGTTTCGGTGGTGGTGGCCAGCGAAGGGTGAAGGGAAGCAATCTACGCATTAGGGTTAAATTGACCTTGGAGGAAATCGCCAACGGCGTGGAAAAGAAGGTTAAAGTAAGGAGAAAAATCCAGGCTGAAGGGGTTACCTATAAAACGTGTACTACATGTAATGGCCGTGGACAGGTTACCAAGGTTCAGAATACCATATTGGGCCGTATGCAAACAGCCGCAACCTGTAGTGTCTGTGGTGGAAGTGGACAAATTTTGGACGGCAAACCGGGAGATGCGGATGCCCAAGGTCTAAAAGTTTCTGAAGAAACCGTATCCATAAATATCCCTGCTGGGGTGGAAGAAGGAATGCAATTAAAAGTTCCGGGAAAAGGTAATGACGCCCCAGGCAATGGTATTCCAGGCGATTTGCTGGTTGCCATAGAAACCCAAGAGCATGAAACCTTGAAGCGCGAAGGCGATAATCTACATTATGATTTGTATATAAGCATATCCGATGCCATTTTGGGAACCTCAAAAGAAATTGATGCCGTTGGAGGTAAGGTGAGAATTAAATTGGAACCTGGTATACAGTCAGGAAAAATCTTGAGGTTGAGGGGAAAAGGTGTCTCCAGTCTCAATGGTTACGGTAGCGGAGATCTTTTGGTCCATGTTAATGTTTGGACTCCAAAAGAATTGAACAAGGAACAAAAGGACTTTTTTGAACGTATGCAGGGTAACGAAAATTTTGAGCCAAAACCTGAAAAATCGGATAAATCCTTTTTTGAAAAAGTAAAGGATATGTTCTCTTAA
- a CDS encoding nucleotide exchange factor GrpE translates to MSKNDNTENIEEELSQEQMLKQEELNGERDQEDIVEEEMSEEDRLREDLGKEKDKFLRLFAEFENYKKRTSKERMDLFKTAGQEVIVSLLPVLDDFDRALKELSKAEDKELFKGVELIKVKFWETLKSKGLQEVEVTAGDTFDAEIHEAITQIPAPEDSMKGKVIDVIEKGFKLGERIIRHPKVVVGN, encoded by the coding sequence AGAACAAATGTTGAAGCAGGAAGAGCTTAATGGGGAAAGGGACCAAGAAGATATAGTGGAAGAGGAAATGTCTGAAGAGGATAGGCTAAGAGAAGATTTAGGAAAGGAGAAGGATAAGTTTCTCAGGCTTTTTGCGGAATTTGAAAATTACAAGAAAAGGACCTCCAAAGAGCGAATGGACTTATTCAAAACGGCAGGACAGGAAGTAATAGTTTCTCTATTGCCGGTCCTGGACGATTTTGACAGAGCCTTAAAAGAACTGTCCAAGGCAGAGGATAAGGAATTGTTCAAAGGTGTGGAGTTGATTAAGGTAAAGTTTTGGGAAACCTTAAAATCAAAAGGTTTGCAGGAGGTCGAGGTAACGGCTGGAGATACTTTTGATGCTGAAATTCATGAAGCCATTACCCAAATACCTGCACCGGAGGATAGTATGAAGGGAAAAGTCATCGATGTCATTGAAAAGGGGTTTAAGCTTGGGGAGAGAATTATAAGACATCCAAAAGTGGTGGTAGGAAACTAA
- a CDS encoding mechanosensitive ion channel family protein encodes MAQEETEKIKEIIEEDIWGSIKEFLDLGFHYNSGDKSIHVTIGVLLLLTIAFIVTSFVLQWVRRFFTRRMEAEDKLKFISIFKFIKYVVYILVILFTMSAAGIDITILITASAALFVGLGLALQELFQDIIGGIFIIVDKSLRVGDIIEVDGKVGKVFEIKLRTTRAITRDDKIIIIPNHHFISDIVYNYTQNHKTTRENVKVGVAYGSNVELVTSVLEAIVKEQRGVLKSPKPFVLFEDFGDSALLFSLNFYISDSFSDPRLKSDLRYKIDAAFRKNNITIPFPQRDVHIFQQTPFKHSNVQKDN; translated from the coding sequence ATGGCCCAAGAGGAAACGGAAAAAATAAAGGAAATTATAGAGGAGGATATATGGGGCTCCATTAAGGAGTTTCTGGATTTGGGATTCCATTATAATTCAGGTGATAAATCCATCCATGTTACCATTGGCGTTTTACTGTTGTTGACTATTGCGTTTATAGTGACAAGTTTTGTGTTGCAGTGGGTGCGGAGGTTTTTTACCAGAAGAATGGAGGCTGAAGATAAATTGAAGTTTATCAGCATCTTCAAGTTCATAAAGTATGTAGTCTACATTTTGGTAATTCTTTTTACCATGAGTGCGGCAGGTATTGATATTACTATACTGATTACCGCTTCCGCCGCTTTATTTGTTGGACTTGGACTTGCTTTACAGGAACTTTTTCAGGATATCATTGGAGGTATTTTTATTATTGTTGACAAATCCTTGAGGGTTGGTGATATTATTGAGGTAGACGGTAAGGTAGGTAAAGTCTTTGAAATAAAATTGCGGACTACGAGGGCTATAACTAGGGATGATAAGATTATCATCATCCCAAATCACCATTTTATTAGCGACATTGTTTATAATTATACACAGAATCATAAGACCACTAGGGAGAACGTAAAGGTAGGGGTTGCCTATGGCAGCAATGTGGAATTGGTTACCAGTGTTTTGGAAGCTATAGTCAAGGAGCAAAGAGGCGTATTGAAAAGTCCAAAGCCCTTTGTATTATTTGAGGATTTTGGAGATTCGGCCTTATTATTTTCATTGAATTTTTATATAAGCGATAGCTTTTCAGATCCAAGATTAAAAAGTGATTTGCGCTATAAAATCGATGCTGCCTTTAGGAAGAATAATATTACGATACCTTTCCCACAGAGGGATGTGCATATTTTTCAGCAAACCCCGTTTAAACATAGTAATGTCCAAAAAGATAATTAG
- a CDS encoding PPK2 family polyphosphate kinase gives MDYIETEKYRVRKSIQIAEVPSFENFGKTDKQLKKDLSKIRRELGEFQDTLYAHNKYSVLICLQGIDTAGKDSLVREVFKDFNVRGVQVHSFKVPTELELDHNYLWRHYLVLPAKGKFGVFNRTHYENVLVTRVHPEYILNERIPGIHSVADIDQKFWDKRFEQINNFERHLHESGTIIFKFFLNLSKEEQRQRLLRRLAIREKHWKFSPGDLKERKLWDQYQFCYEEAINNTSKEHAPWFTIPADNKKAARVIVAKILLERLKKYKDIKEPVLEDEIMANLEDYENQLRSEKDD, from the coding sequence ATGGATTATATCGAGACTGAAAAATATAGGGTGCGGAAGAGCATCCAAATAGCCGAGGTTCCTTCCTTTGAGAATTTTGGTAAGACGGATAAGCAATTAAAAAAAGACCTAAGTAAAATTAGACGAGAGCTAGGGGAATTTCAGGATACCCTTTATGCACACAATAAATACAGTGTACTCATTTGTCTGCAAGGTATTGATACCGCTGGCAAGGACAGTTTGGTGCGAGAAGTGTTCAAGGATTTTAACGTTAGGGGCGTACAGGTACATAGCTTTAAAGTGCCAACAGAGTTGGAATTGGACCACAATTATTTATGGAGACATTATTTGGTGTTACCGGCCAAAGGAAAATTTGGTGTTTTCAATAGGACGCATTATGAAAATGTGTTGGTTACTAGGGTACACCCAGAATATATTCTCAATGAGCGTATACCTGGCATTCATAGCGTAGCTGACATTGATCAAAAGTTTTGGGACAAACGATTTGAACAAATCAATAATTTTGAACGTCACCTTCACGAAAGCGGTACCATAATCTTCAAATTCTTTTTGAATCTTTCAAAGGAGGAACAAAGACAGCGATTATTAAGAAGATTGGCAATTAGGGAGAAGCACTGGAAGTTTTCTCCAGGGGATTTAAAGGAAAGGAAATTATGGGACCAATATCAGTTTTGCTATGAAGAGGCCATTAATAATACGTCTAAGGAACATGCACCGTGGTTTACCATACCGGCGGACAATAAAAAAGCTGCCCGGGTCATAGTTGCCAAGATTCTTCTGGAAAGGTTAAAAAAATACAAAGATATCA
- a CDS encoding ABC transporter ATP-binding protein, with protein sequence MNHILVANKVSKTYGGHTALHNVSIEIPKNSIYGLLGPNGAGKTTLIRIINQISFPDQGEVFFEGEPLRSEHISQIGYLPEERGLYKSMKVGEQALYLAQLKGLSKNDAKQRLKYWFERLEIGDWWNKKIQELSKGMAQKIQFIVTVLHEPKLLIFDEPFSGFDPINANIIKDEILKLKESGTSIIFSTHRMESVEELCEYIALIHRSEKILDGKLSEIKEAYKKNIFKVGIGTSSPNGLLDQLKGNFKIFDAVSGESQLDFSVQLPGGNSNELLSFLGTKGNIKNFTETIPSANEIFIRTIENKGFAHE encoded by the coding sequence ATGAATCATATTTTGGTTGCAAATAAGGTCTCCAAAACGTATGGCGGCCACACTGCTTTGCATAATGTTTCCATAGAAATTCCCAAAAATAGTATCTACGGTTTGCTTGGTCCCAATGGAGCAGGTAAAACTACCTTGATTAGAATTATCAATCAGATATCCTTTCCTGACCAAGGCGAGGTTTTTTTTGAGGGGGAGCCTCTAAGGAGCGAACATATTTCCCAAATTGGCTATTTGCCGGAGGAAAGGGGATTGTATAAAAGTATGAAAGTAGGTGAGCAGGCCTTATATCTTGCCCAACTTAAAGGTTTATCCAAGAACGATGCAAAACAAAGATTGAAATACTGGTTTGAGCGTTTGGAGATAGGAGATTGGTGGAACAAGAAAATTCAAGAACTTTCAAAGGGTATGGCCCAGAAAATACAGTTCATCGTTACAGTGCTTCACGAACCTAAACTGTTAATTTTCGATGAACCCTTCAGTGGTTTTGATCCAATAAATGCCAATATCATAAAAGATGAAATTCTTAAGCTTAAGGAAAGTGGCACCTCTATCATTTTTTCTACGCATAGAATGGAATCCGTAGAGGAATTATGTGAATATATTGCTCTGATCCATCGGTCGGAGAAGATACTGGACGGTAAATTATCGGAAATAAAGGAAGCGTATAAGAAGAATATATTCAAGGTAGGTATCGGCACGAGTTCACCAAATGGATTGTTGGACCAACTAAAAGGTAATTTTAAAATATTTGATGCCGTTTCCGGCGAAAGCCAATTGGATTTTTCCGTGCAACTCCCTGGGGGAAATTCCAATGAACTATTGAGCTTTTTGGGAACTAAAGGCAATATCAAAAACTTTACGGAAACGATACCCTCTGCAAATGAAATATTTATAAGGACTATTGAAAACAAAGGTTTCGCCCATGAGTAA
- a CDS encoding DUF6268 family outer membrane beta-barrel protein — translation MKGKYSWALIFVLVVHFANWGQTPDVFRAEYMLMPENKAGVETSRIKLLANFPIAVRKKRDYIVLGSEYNRYNFEVPDTLFANSGDLQKLHVFDLNLAYVYKLTEEWRIVGVVTPRWSSNFVEELQEDDFNINYTVGAYQDKKDIEKPFRLVLGLSYNSNSPVQIPLPVLYYEKRFHPNWSYILGVPKSGMKYFTRKGHFFQTELFVDGYYVNIQNNILLSGNTLSTDVSYTALLLTLGYQYKITKDMSVYLVGGHSLFQNGALRDNDRKDIFTLNDEAGLYFRTGFRIGI, via the coding sequence ATGAAGGGCAAATATAGTTGGGCCCTTATTTTTGTACTTGTGGTACACTTTGCAAATTGGGGGCAAACCCCGGATGTTTTCCGGGCGGAGTATATGTTGATGCCCGAGAACAAGGCAGGAGTGGAGACCTCTAGAATAAAATTGTTGGCGAATTTTCCCATTGCCGTTAGAAAAAAAAGAGATTATATTGTTTTGGGAAGCGAGTATAATCGATACAATTTTGAAGTGCCTGATACATTGTTCGCAAATTCAGGTGATTTGCAAAAATTGCATGTATTTGACCTCAATCTCGCCTATGTCTATAAGTTAACAGAAGAATGGAGAATCGTTGGTGTAGTTACACCCAGATGGTCCTCAAATTTTGTAGAGGAACTTCAAGAGGATGATTTTAATATTAATTATACGGTTGGTGCCTATCAGGATAAAAAGGATATAGAAAAACCTTTTCGACTGGTCTTGGGACTTTCCTATAACTCAAACTCACCGGTACAAATACCGTTGCCGGTACTTTATTATGAAAAGCGCTTTCATCCCAATTGGTCATATATTTTGGGAGTTCCAAAATCCGGCATGAAATATTTCACGCGTAAAGGCCATTTTTTTCAAACTGAATTGTTTGTAGATGGGTATTATGTGAACATACAGAATAATATTTTGCTTTCAGGAAACACTTTATCAACCGATGTGTCCTATACGGCATTATTATTGACTCTTGGGTATCAATATAAAATTACCAAGGATATGTCCGTTTATCTTGTAGGGGGGCATTCCCTTTTTCAAAATGGGGCTCTTAGGGATAATGATAGAAAGGATATCTTTACATTGAACGATGAAGCTGGCTTGTATTTTAGAACCGGTTTTAGAATAGGAATTTAA
- a CDS encoding ABC transporter permease — translation MSKLHLIIKREYLAKVRNKSFVIMTFLSPFLMVGMIVLISYLTKLNDNEKRVIAVLNESDFFSNEFITSESTSFVKFRDISLEQAKDSTMNMGYYGLVYLPNESNLETVSQRSFFYSKEAPSTNILERLERIFKERLKQERLREFGISAREYAEMDSEYELNISTFDGEHNLKGINEIKAIIGGGFGYLIMMFIIIYGGFVMRSVIEEKTSRIIEVIISSVKPFQLMLGKIIGTSLAGITQFGIWIISGGVLLLISMSIFDIDPSDISKGGMGPGMGNSTNTILSSADSSLLLYAQEILDIPWLLLILFFIIYFVLGYLIYSSIYAAIGAAVDNETDTQQFIFPIILPLMLAIYVGFFSVFSNPHGPIAVGFSLFPLTSPIVMMMRLPGGIGEGGVPIWQLVSSILILIITFIGIVWLAAKIYRVGILMYGKKPSYKELLKWLKY, via the coding sequence ATGAGTAAGTTACACTTAATTATTAAAAGGGAATACTTGGCCAAGGTTAGGAACAAATCATTTGTTATAATGACCTTTCTTAGTCCTTTTCTAATGGTAGGTATGATTGTCCTCATATCCTATCTTACAAAGCTAAACGATAATGAAAAAAGGGTGATTGCCGTTTTAAATGAAAGTGATTTCTTCTCAAATGAGTTTATAACTTCAGAAAGTACATCCTTTGTAAAGTTCAGGGATATCTCCTTGGAACAGGCCAAGGATTCCACAATGAATATGGGCTACTATGGACTTGTATATTTACCCAATGAATCTAATTTGGAGACAGTAAGCCAACGTTCGTTTTTTTATAGTAAGGAAGCTCCAAGTACCAATATCTTGGAACGATTGGAACGGATTTTTAAGGAGCGGTTGAAACAGGAAAGACTCAGGGAATTTGGCATATCCGCACGTGAATATGCAGAAATGGACAGTGAATATGAGTTGAATATTTCAACCTTTGACGGAGAGCATAACCTAAAGGGAATAAATGAGATAAAAGCAATAATTGGAGGAGGTTTTGGGTATTTGATCATGATGTTCATTATCATTTATGGGGGGTTTGTTATGCGCAGTGTTATTGAGGAAAAAACTAGTCGGATCATTGAGGTCATCATTTCTTCGGTAAAGCCATTTCAGTTGATGCTTGGCAAAATTATTGGTACTTCATTGGCAGGTATTACGCAGTTTGGGATTTGGATCATCTCCGGCGGTGTTCTTCTATTGATTTCTATGTCCATTTTTGATATAGACCCTTCGGATATTTCCAAGGGAGGTATGGGGCCTGGAATGGGTAATTCGACCAATACCATTTTATCATCGGCAGACTCTTCGTTGCTTTTGTATGCTCAGGAAATTTTGGATATACCTTGGCTGCTTTTAATTTTATTTTTCATCATTTACTTTGTGCTGGGATATTTGATCTACAGTTCAATTTATGCGGCAATAGGTGCCGCAGTAGATAATGAAACTGATACACAACAATTTATATTTCCAATAATATTGCCATTGATGTTGGCTATTTACGTTGGTTTCTTTTCGGTATTTAGCAATCCGCACGGACCCATTGCCGTTGGTTTTTCTTTGTTTCCGTTAACGTCTCCCATTGTTATGATGATGCGACTCCCTGGTGGAATAGGGGAGGGCGGTGTTCCCATTTGGCAATTGGTTTCCTCAATTCTCATATTAATAATTACCTTTATTGGTATCGTTTGGCTGGCAGCCAAAATTTACAGGGTAGGAATACTTATGTATGGAAAAAAACCTAGTTATAAAGAATTGTTGAAATGGCTTAAATATTAA